Proteins co-encoded in one uncultured Draconibacterium sp. genomic window:
- the crtI gene encoding phytoene desaturase family protein: MKKKVLIVGAGIGGLATAIRLVKNGYDVEILEKNEQAGGRLNQIKKDGFTFDTGPSFFSMSYEFEEFAKECGIQLPFEYVELDPLYTVNFRGDDKTYFLYKNIDKLAEQFTDIEPDFKEKFERYMDKAGALFHDTVDIVIKQNFDSLAGYVWALMRVNPVHIPVLFKSFWNHVTKYFSSSQAQQIISLVAFFLGRTPFDTMGIYSLLSYTEFKHDGYYNVKGGMYKIVEGFVDVLKKENVKIHYNTEIKGYSEDKGSLKALTDQNGKSWSADTYLINSDAAWFRGNIFKRPAYTPAKLDKMSWTMGYLTFYIGLKCKLPQVNHHNYYLGTNYKDYAENVMKNPGTLQKPYYYVNVLSKHNNDCAPEGCESLFFVCPVPNLYFKHDWSDKEQIVDSIIKDFSERIGKDIKDEIVSKTIYTPQEWQNRFNLHRGAGLGLSHNMNQIGIMRPRNIDEKYKNVFYVGASTVPGAGIPMAIISSKLAYKRIQQYVS; encoded by the coding sequence ATGAAGAAAAAGGTTTTAATAGTAGGTGCCGGTATCGGTGGACTGGCCACTGCAATCCGATTAGTAAAAAACGGCTACGATGTTGAGATTCTTGAAAAAAACGAACAGGCAGGAGGACGTCTAAACCAGATTAAGAAAGATGGTTTTACTTTTGATACCGGCCCAAGTTTTTTCAGTATGTCTTACGAGTTTGAAGAATTTGCCAAAGAATGTGGCATTCAGTTGCCGTTTGAATATGTGGAATTGGATCCGCTGTACACGGTAAATTTCAGAGGCGACGACAAAACCTATTTTTTGTATAAAAACATTGATAAACTGGCCGAACAATTTACTGATATAGAACCTGATTTTAAAGAAAAGTTTGAACGCTACATGGACAAAGCCGGGGCACTTTTTCACGACACCGTCGACATTGTGATCAAACAAAACTTCGATTCGCTGGCAGGATACGTTTGGGCCTTAATGCGCGTAAACCCGGTGCATATTCCGGTATTGTTTAAAAGCTTTTGGAACCATGTTACCAAGTACTTCTCGTCATCGCAGGCCCAACAAATTATATCGCTGGTAGCCTTTTTCCTTGGGCGAACTCCTTTCGACACCATGGGAATTTACAGCTTGCTTTCGTACACCGAGTTTAAGCACGATGGCTACTACAACGTGAAAGGTGGAATGTACAAAATCGTTGAAGGTTTTGTGGATGTGCTAAAAAAGGAAAACGTAAAAATCCATTATAACACCGAGATAAAAGGATATTCGGAAGACAAGGGATCACTGAAAGCGCTAACCGATCAAAATGGAAAATCGTGGTCGGCCGACACTTATCTGATCAATTCGGATGCCGCATGGTTCAGAGGTAATATTTTTAAACGCCCGGCCTATACGCCTGCCAAACTCGACAAAATGAGCTGGACAATGGGCTACCTGACTTTCTATATTGGGTTGAAATGCAAATTGCCTCAGGTTAATCATCATAATTATTACCTCGGAACAAATTATAAAGACTACGCCGAGAATGTGATGAAAAATCCGGGAACATTGCAGAAACCATATTATTATGTAAATGTTTTGTCGAAACACAATAACGATTGTGCGCCCGAAGGTTGCGAGAGCCTGTTTTTTGTATGCCCGGTGCCCAACCTCTATTTCAAACACGACTGGTCGGATAAAGAACAGATTGTAGACAGCATTATTAAAGATTTCTCAGAAAGAATTGGAAAGGACATAAAAGACGAAATAGTATCGAAAACCATTTATACACCACAGGAGTGGCAAAACCGCTTTAATTTACACCGTGGTGCCGGACTCGGACTTTCGCACAACATGAATCAAATTGGCATTATGCGACCACGTAATATCGACGAGAAATATAAAAACGTTTTTTATGTAGGTGCTTCAACCGTTCCCGGAGCCGGGATACCAATGGCCATAATCAGCTCAAAGCTAGCTTACAAGCGCATTCAGCAATATGTTTCATAA
- a CDS encoding aconitate hydratase codes for MFDLDLVKKVYSELPQRVKKAKNVLNKPMTYAEKILYSHLFAAQELAAFKRGADYVDFAPDRVAMQDATAQMALLQFINSGKKRTAVPSTVHCDHLIQAQVEGKTDLSVSKTANKEVFDFLESVSNKYGIGFWKPGAGIIHQVVLENYAFPGGMMIGTDSHTVNAGGLGMVAIGVGGADAVDVMAGMAWELKMPKMIGVKLTGKLSGWAAPKDVILKVAGILTVKGGTGAIIEYFGEGAKSLSATGKGTICNMGAEVGATTSIFAYDKSMERYLHATGRAEVADLANGVKEHLDADAEVYANPEKYYDELIEINLSELEPHVNGPFTPDRATPISQMKEEAEANGWPMNISVGLIGSCTNSSYEDISRAASIAKQAEEKGLVAKSEFTITPGSEQVRYTIERDGFIDTFEKIGGKVFANACGPCIGQWARPGAEKEEKNTIVHSFNRNFSKRADGNPNTHAFVTSPEMVTALAIAGRLDFNPATDTLTNKDGVEVKLDLPTGEELPSKGFDVKDPGFQAPAKDGSGVEINVSPESKRLQLLYPFEAWDGKNISGAKLLIKAEGKCTTDHISMAGPWLRFRGHLDNISNNMLIGAVNAFNGETNKVKNQLTGEYDAVPAVQRQYKAEGIPTIVVGDHNYGEGSSREHAAMEPRHLGVKAVIVKSFARIHETNLKKQGMLGLTFDNENDYDLVQEDDTFNFVDLVDFAPDKPLTVELIHADGSKDTIKVNHTYNEQQIDWFKAGSALSLIRQQNA; via the coding sequence ATGTTTGATTTAGACCTTGTAAAAAAAGTGTATTCAGAACTCCCTCAGAGGGTGAAAAAAGCCAAAAATGTTCTGAATAAGCCAATGACGTACGCAGAAAAAATTCTTTATTCTCACCTGTTTGCAGCGCAGGAATTAGCTGCCTTTAAACGAGGAGCAGATTATGTTGATTTCGCTCCCGACAGAGTAGCCATGCAGGACGCCACTGCACAGATGGCATTACTACAATTTATTAACTCAGGAAAAAAGCGAACAGCTGTTCCCTCAACCGTACATTGCGACCACTTAATTCAGGCGCAGGTAGAAGGAAAAACCGACCTTTCAGTTTCAAAAACTGCAAATAAGGAAGTTTTTGATTTTCTGGAGTCTGTTTCGAATAAATACGGAATAGGTTTCTGGAAACCGGGAGCCGGTATTATTCACCAGGTGGTTTTGGAAAATTATGCGTTCCCCGGTGGAATGATGATTGGAACCGACTCGCACACCGTTAACGCAGGTGGACTGGGAATGGTTGCCATTGGTGTTGGTGGTGCCGATGCTGTTGATGTGATGGCAGGAATGGCCTGGGAGCTGAAAATGCCCAAAATGATCGGTGTAAAACTCACCGGAAAATTGAGTGGCTGGGCGGCTCCAAAAGATGTAATCCTTAAAGTGGCCGGAATCCTGACCGTAAAAGGCGGAACCGGAGCCATTATCGAATATTTTGGCGAAGGTGCAAAATCGCTTTCAGCAACTGGTAAAGGAACCATTTGTAACATGGGTGCCGAGGTTGGTGCTACCACAAGTATTTTTGCTTACGACAAAAGTATGGAGCGTTACTTACACGCTACAGGTCGTGCAGAAGTTGCCGATTTGGCCAACGGAGTAAAAGAACATCTTGATGCCGATGCCGAAGTTTATGCCAATCCTGAGAAATATTACGATGAGCTAATTGAGATTAATCTTTCGGAACTGGAACCACACGTAAACGGACCATTTACTCCCGACCGTGCAACTCCAATTTCACAAATGAAAGAGGAAGCCGAAGCCAACGGATGGCCGATGAATATTTCTGTAGGATTGATCGGTAGCTGTACCAACTCATCGTACGAAGATATTTCACGCGCCGCATCGATTGCCAAACAAGCCGAAGAAAAAGGACTTGTGGCAAAATCGGAGTTTACCATTACACCCGGATCGGAGCAGGTACGTTACACCATCGAACGCGATGGATTTATCGATACTTTCGAGAAAATTGGAGGTAAAGTTTTTGCCAATGCCTGTGGACCTTGTATTGGTCAATGGGCACGTCCGGGAGCAGAAAAAGAAGAGAAAAATACGATTGTACACTCATTCAACCGAAATTTCTCGAAACGTGCCGACGGAAATCCGAATACCCACGCTTTTGTAACGTCGCCCGAAATGGTAACGGCACTGGCAATTGCCGGTCGTTTGGATTTTAATCCGGCCACCGATACCTTAACCAACAAAGACGGTGTGGAAGTAAAACTTGATCTTCCAACAGGCGAAGAATTACCAAGTAAGGGATTTGATGTAAAAGATCCTGGATTCCAGGCACCGGCTAAAGACGGATCAGGTGTTGAAATAAATGTTTCACCAGAATCGAAGCGTCTGCAATTGTTGTATCCATTCGAAGCCTGGGATGGCAAAAATATATCAGGAGCCAAACTGCTGATAAAAGCTGAAGGAAAATGTACTACCGACCACATTTCAATGGCCGGACCGTGGTTACGTTTCCGTGGTCATCTTGATAACATTTCGAATAATATGCTGATTGGTGCCGTTAACGCGTTTAATGGCGAAACCAACAAAGTGAAAAACCAGCTTACCGGCGAATACGATGCAGTTCCTGCCGTTCAGCGCCAGTACAAAGCCGAAGGAATTCCAACTATTGTGGTTGGCGATCATAACTACGGTGAAGGATCGTCGCGCGAGCATGCCGCCATGGAACCTCGTCATTTAGGTGTCAAAGCGGTAATCGTTAAATCGTTTGCGCGGATCCACGAAACCAACCTGAAAAAACAGGGAATGTTAGGATTGACCTTCGATAACGAGAACGATTACGACTTGGTTCAGGAGGACGATACATTCAACTTTGTTGATCTGGTAGATTTTGCACCTGACAAACCACTGACTGTTGAGCTTATTCATGCCGATGGTTCAAAAGATACAATTAAAGTGAACCATACTTACAATGAGCAACAGATTGATTGGTTCAAAGCAGGATCAGCATTAAGTCTGATTAGACAACAAAACGCGTGA